AGATCGAGGCGGCCGACGGCCGCGAGACCCGCCGCGTCGGCCCCGAGCAGGTCGAACACCGTGGGACGCCCCTCCGGATCGCGCCGCGTCGTGACGTACCCCCGCGGCTTGTGCAGCGCAATCGTCCGCCAGGCCGGTGCGACGACGCGACGCCGATCGACCTCGATCGCGTCCCGCTCCGGGGACACCGCGGCGAGCGGATCCGTCACGGTGCGTCCGTTCACCTGCACCCGGCCGCCGCGGACCAGCAGCCGCGCGTCCCGCCGCGACGCCAGGCGGAGCTTCGACAGCGCGCGCTCCAGCGCGACGCGCCCGGGTTTGTAGCGCGAGGCTGCCATACAATCAGGCGATGTCCATTCTCTCCCGCGTCACGCTGACCGTCGTGCTCTCCTCGGTGTTCGCGGCGGGATGCAGCCGCGAGCCCGCACCGGCCGCCCCGCAGGCGGGCGCCCCACCGGCCGCCCCGCAGACCCAGTCCGCCGCCGCGCCGAATACGCTTCCGCCGCCATCCGTGCCGCTGTCGTCGCTGCCCCGGATCGATCCGGCCGCCGTGCTGGAAACCACCACGCGCCTCTCGGCGGACAAGTTCCAGGGACGCGCGCCCGGCACCGTCGGCGAAGAGCTCACCGTCGCCTACCTGCAGATGCGGTTCCAGCAGCTCGGTCTCGCGCCGGGCAACCCGGACGGCACGTACATCCAGAAAGTGCCCCTCGTCGGCATCACCGGCAGCGAAACGAAGCCGCTCACCCTGGTCAAGGGCGCCAAGACGACAACGCTCAGATGGAAGGACGATGTGGTCGCGTGGTCGAGACATGTCGCGCCTGCCGCCTCGGTCGCCGACTCCGACGTGATCTTCGTCGGTTATGGAGTGGAGGCGCCGGAATACAACTGGAACGACTTCAAGGACGTCGACGTCAAGGGCAAGACCATCGTCGTGCTGGTGAACGACCCGGCGGTGCCGGATCCGGCGAACGCCTCGGCGCTCGACCCGAAGACCTTCGGCGGCAAGGCGATGACCTACTACGGACGCTGGACCTACAAGTTCGAGCAGGGGGCGCGCAGGGGCGCGGCGGCAATCCTCATCGTGCACGAGACCGAACCCGCCGGGTATCCATTCAGCGTCGTGCAGGGAAATCTGAACGAGCGGTTCGACCTCATCGCTCCCGACAAGAACATGAGCCGGGCGAGCATCGAGGGCTGGATCACGCTGGATGCGGCGAAGAAGCTCTTCGCGCTGGGCGGACAGGATTTCGACGCGCTGAAGCAGCAGGCGATCACCCGCGGGTTCAAGCCCGTGCCGCTCGGCGTGAAGGCGTCGATGGCGGTCGCGAACAAGCTGCGCACGATCGACTCGCGCAACGTGGTCGCCAGGCTGGAGGGCAGCGATCCCGCTCTGAAGGACGAGTACGTGGTCTACACCTCGCACTGGGATCATCTCGGCGTCGGCGCGCCGGTGGACGGCGACAACATCTATAACGGCGCGCTGGACAACGCCACCGGCGTAGCGACCGTGCTCGAGATCGCCAGGGCGCTGAAGAGCGCGCAGCCGCAGCCGAAGCGATCGATCCTCTTCCTGATGGTGACCGCGGAGGAGAAGGGGCTGCTCGGATCGGAGTACTACTCGCTCAACCCGCTGTATCCGCTGGCCAGAACCGCCGCGGCAATCAACATCGACGGCATCAATCAGTGGGGCCGGACCAGGGACATCTCGGTGATCGGCCTCGGCAACTCGGATCTGGACGACTATCTCCGGCAGGCGGCACAGGAACAGGGGCGGACGATCACGCCGGATCCGGAGCCGGAGAAAGGCTTCTACTACCGCTCCGACCACTTCAACTTCGCCAAGCAGGGCGTGCCGGCGCTCGACCCCGACTCGGGCGTCGAGTACATCGGCAAGTCGGCGGAGTGGGGGCGAAAGAAGCGCGACGAGTACACCGAAAAGGACTATCACGCGCCATCGGATGAAGTGAAGCCGGACTGGGATCTCAGCGGCGCCGCCGAAGACGCGCAGCTCCTGATGGCGGTGGGCTACCGCGTCGCCAACGCCGATCGGCTGCCGGAGTGGAAGCCGGGCAACGAGTTCAAGGCGAAGCGGGACGCGATGCTGAAGAAATAGACGGCGCGTAAACCCGGGGGCGAAGTATACCGTCTAACGGTATACTTCGCCATGGCAGGCCTTCCCTCTCCCCTCACCACTCCGGTTTTCCAGATTCTGCTGTCGCTCGCCGACGCGGACCGTCACGGCTACGCCGTCATCCAGGACGTCGCCGCACGGACGCAGGGAGAAGTGCGCCTGACCGCCAGCACGTTGTACGCGGCAATCAAGCGGCTGCTCGAGGCGCGGCTGATTCAGGAGGTCGAAGCGCCCGCCGGGACCGGCGGCGCGCCGCGGCGATGCTACCGGCTCACGCGGGAGGGGCGCCGCGCCGCGCGCGAAGAGGCCGAACGGATGGCGCGCGCCGTGGCGATGGCGCGCGACAAGCGCCTGCTGCCGAGAAAGGCATGATCCGCGTCTATCGGCTCCTCGTCCGTCTCCTGCTGCCCGGCGTCGCCGCGCGGCACGCGGACGACATGGCCGAGACCGCGGCGCGGCTCGCGGCGGATGCGCGCGCCGCCGGCAGCGTCGCGCTCGCGCGGTACTGGCTCAGCGAGTGGCGCGCGCTGGCGCGCCTGGCCTGGTCGGAGCGCTCCCCACGAACGGCCGGATTCATGCCGTCCCATCTCGCGCGCGACGTCCGCTACAGCCTGCGCCTGTTGGTCCGCACGCCGGGCGTCAGCGGCGTGGCGCTGCTCACGATCGCGCTCGGCATCGGCGCCAACACGGCGATCTTCAGCATCATCAACGGCGTCCTGCTCCGTCCGCTGCCGCTAGCGGATCCGGACCGGCTGTTGGTCGTGCAGCACGCGTCGATGTCGGACCGCACGCAACTGGGGTCCCTGTCGCCAGGCAACTTCTTCGACGTGCAGCGCGCGTCACGGCTGCTGCAGCCGATGGCCGGCTGCTCTGGCGCGACCGTCACGCTGACGGGCCGCGGCGATCCGGAACGGCTGCAGGGTATCGTCAGCAGCGGCAGCGTCCTCGAGGTCACCGGCGTGCAACCGGCGATCGGACGCATCTTCACCGGCGCCGATCAGACCGCCGGATCGCCTCGCGTGGCGGTGATCAGCCATCGTCTCTGGCAGCGGCTGTTCGCCGGCAGCAAGGACGCGCTCGGGCAGGCGCTGACGCTGGGGGGAGTTCCCGTGACGGTGATCGGCGTGATGCCGGCGGCCTTTGCGTTCCCGGACCCGACCGTGGACTTCTGGGCCCCGGAACTGCTGACGCCGCCGCAGCGCGCGTCGCGCACCGAGTACTACCTCACCATTCTCGGGCGGCTCGCGCCGGGCGCGACGGCGGGCGCGGCGCGCGCGGAGCTCGACACCATCATGGCGGGGCTGCGGTCCGCCTTTCCGCAGGCCAACGGCGGCGTCGTGCTCGAGGCCACGCCGCTCTCCGAGGCGCTGGTCAGCGACGTGACGCAGCTGCTCTGGGTGCTGATGGCGAGCGTGGGCTGCGTGCTGCTCATCGCCTGCGCGAACCTGGCGAACCTGCTGCTCGCCAAGGCGGCCGGCCGCGGACGCGAGATCGCGATCCGTCAGGCGATCGGCGCCGATCGCGGGCGCGTGATCCGGCAGCTGCTCGTGGAGAGCCTGGTGCTCGGCCTCGCCGGCGGCGCCGCGGGCATCGCGATCGGCTCGGTATTCCTCGACGCGCTCGTCGCCTGGCTGCCCGCCGGCATCCCGCGCATCGCCGAAGCATCAATCGACCTGCGCGTGCTCCTCTTCACGGTCGTCGTCTCCGTCGCCACCGGGCTCGTCTTCGGCATCACGCCGGCCGTGCAGCTCGCGCGCAAGGCTCCGGCGTCGGCGCTGCGGGAGGATCCGCGCACGGCGACCGGACGCGGACCGCTGCGCGCGGTCCTCGTCGCCGCCGAACTCGCGCTCGCGCTGGTCCTCCTCGCGGGCGCCGGACTTCTCATCCGCAGCTTCGCGCTGATGCAGCGCGTCGATCCCGGTTTCTCGACCGACCGGCTGCTGACGTTCCAGGTGCGCATGGAAGGTCCGTCGTACGCGCAGGCGCCGGCGCGCATCGCGTTCGTCAACGCCGTGGTCGAACGGCTGAAGACGCTGCCCGGCGTGATCGACGCGGCCGCCGGCAGCAACGCGCCGATCGCGGGCCGCGGCACGGGGGCGTGGCTCAACATCCTCGCGCGCCCGTGGCCCGCCGGCACGACCCCGCCCGGCGTTCCTTATCGCGTGATCACGCCCGGCTACTTCAAGGCGATGCAGATTCCGCTGCTGCGCGGCCGCCTGCTCACCGAGTCGGACGGGCTGACGGGAACGCCGTCGGTCGTCATCAGCGAGTCGGTCGCCAGACGCTTCTGGGGGCCGGACGCGGGAGATCCAATCGGCGCCGAGATCTACATGGGCGCGCCGGACAACAAGCTGTTC
This genomic window from Vicinamibacterales bacterium contains:
- a CDS encoding M28 family metallopeptidase → MSILSRVTLTVVLSSVFAAGCSREPAPAAPQAGAPPAAPQTQSAAAPNTLPPPSVPLSSLPRIDPAAVLETTTRLSADKFQGRAPGTVGEELTVAYLQMRFQQLGLAPGNPDGTYIQKVPLVGITGSETKPLTLVKGAKTTTLRWKDDVVAWSRHVAPAASVADSDVIFVGYGVEAPEYNWNDFKDVDVKGKTIVVLVNDPAVPDPANASALDPKTFGGKAMTYYGRWTYKFEQGARRGAAAILIVHETEPAGYPFSVVQGNLNERFDLIAPDKNMSRASIEGWITLDAAKKLFALGGQDFDALKQQAITRGFKPVPLGVKASMAVANKLRTIDSRNVVARLEGSDPALKDEYVVYTSHWDHLGVGAPVDGDNIYNGALDNATGVATVLEIARALKSAQPQPKRSILFLMVTAEEKGLLGSEYYSLNPLYPLARTAAAINIDGINQWGRTRDISVIGLGNSDLDDYLRQAAQEQGRTITPDPEPEKGFYYRSDHFNFAKQGVPALDPDSGVEYIGKSAEWGRKKRDEYTEKDYHAPSDEVKPDWDLSGAAEDAQLLMAVGYRVANADRLPEWKPGNEFKAKRDAMLKK
- a CDS encoding helix-turn-helix transcriptional regulator, which gives rise to MAGLPSPLTTPVFQILLSLADADRHGYAVIQDVAARTQGEVRLTASTLYAAIKRLLEARLIQEVEAPAGTGGAPRRCYRLTREGRRAAREEAERMARAVAMARDKRLLPRKA
- a CDS encoding ABC transporter permease; translation: MIRVYRLLVRLLLPGVAARHADDMAETAARLAADARAAGSVALARYWLSEWRALARLAWSERSPRTAGFMPSHLARDVRYSLRLLVRTPGVSGVALLTIALGIGANTAIFSIINGVLLRPLPLADPDRLLVVQHASMSDRTQLGSLSPGNFFDVQRASRLLQPMAGCSGATVTLTGRGDPERLQGIVSSGSVLEVTGVQPAIGRIFTGADQTAGSPRVAVISHRLWQRLFAGSKDALGQALTLGGVPVTVIGVMPAAFAFPDPTVDFWAPELLTPPQRASRTEYYLTILGRLAPGATAGAARAELDTIMAGLRSAFPQANGGVVLEATPLSEALVSDVTQLLWVLMASVGCVLLIACANLANLLLAKAAGRGREIAIRQAIGADRGRVIRQLLVESLVLGLAGGAAGIAIGSVFLDALVAWLPAGIPRIAEASIDLRVLLFTVVVSVATGLVFGITPAVQLARKAPASALREDPRTATGRGPLRAVLVAAELALALVLLAGAGLLIRSFALMQRVDPGFSTDRLLTFQVRMEGPSYAQAPARIAFVNAVVERLKTLPGVIDAAAGSNAPIAGRGTGAWLNILARPWPAGTTPPGVPYRVITPGYFKAMQIPLLRGRLLTESDGLTGTPSVVISESVARRFWGPDAGDPIGAEIYMGAPDNKLFERATIVGIVKDVKLAGLGSPLTDAVYGLNTLMPWWRSFTFAVRTSGDPAALAPAARQIVRTADPRLAITALQAMTDIVNTSLAPARASMRLLTLFAAVAVLMAAVGVFGVMSYTVNLRAREMGIRMALGARPSEVRRMVVVDGMRHALIGVALGVGGAVWVTRAMASLLYEVKPGDPATLAAAAGLLIVTAAIACYLPARRATRVDPLIVLRTE